In Mercurialis annua linkage group LG6, ddMerAnnu1.2, whole genome shotgun sequence, the following are encoded in one genomic region:
- the LOC126687979 gene encoding uncharacterized protein LOC126687979: MDPCERLNCSGFSNSMKDFSNFINSSSLFEVPLQGVSSLEVISDWGPKPFKSINAWWFHPHFFSLIDSSWAVISESIAKRNLVAKLKELRLVIKIWNKNHFGDLNSKLGVVQKSITDLDYTADARPLDDSEMTLLSSLHVEFDKFGERNTKYYHSIASIRSRSNLISEIWVNNVLYSDPDDIKKHVLSFYKNANYLTSPFLESDIFLALSSFDDNKSPGPRGSSAIVDFRPISLGNGIRKWVSKVLADRLAPALPSIISEFSWSFIISRLKRMNFDGSWINWISSLFSSSQLAVLVNGSPVENFFWRKQLRVCVLLFSKAISRGFIDGIQIEGYTNPVLLLQFADDTLVFILNDLEKVRNLRRILHCFELISGLEINFHKSSITGINMDDYSMSLAADILSCKIEHFPITYLGLPLSIKKLNVEQWDPIIHSFSTQLSSWRGSLLSPTGRLVLIKSVLSSLPVYYMCSFCAPPSVISYLEKFMRKFL; this comes from the exons ATGGATCCGTGTGAGAGGCTGAACTGCTCAGGTTTTTCAAATTCTATGAAGGATTTCtcgaattttattaattcttcttctttgttcGAAGTTCCTTTACAAGGCGTTTCTTCACTTG AAGTTATATCGGATTGGGGTCCTAAACCATTTAAGTCTATCAACGCTTGGTGGTTTCACCCTCATTTTTTCTCGCTTATTGATAGTTCATGGGCTGTTATCTCTGAATCTATTGCTAAAAGAAATCTTGTTGCTAAGTTGAAAGAATTAAGATTGGTAATCAAAATTTGGAATAAGAATCATTTTGGGGACTTGAATTCAAAGCTGGGGGTTGTCCAGAAATCAATTACTGATTTGGATTATACTGCTGATGCTCGGCCTTTGGATGATTCGGAGATGACATTATTATCTTCTCTTCATGTTGAATTTGATAAG TTTGGGGAAAGGAATACAAAGTATTATCATTCGATAGCCTCTATTCGGTCTAGATCTAATCTTATCTCAGAAATTTGGGTTAATAATGTTCTTTACTCGGATCCGGATGATATTAAGAAGCATGTTCTTTCTTTCTATAAGAAT GCTAATTATCTTACTTCTCCCTTTTTGGAATCAGACATTTTCTTAGCTCTTTCGAGCTTCGATGATAATAAATCCCCGGGCCCTCGcg GATCTTCTGCTATTGTTGATTTTCGACCAATTAGTTTGGGTAATGGTATAAGGAAGTGGGTTTCGAAGGTGCTAGCAGACAGACTTGCTCCTGCTCTCCCCTCGATTATTTCAGAAT TTTCTTGGTCCTTTATTATTTCTAGGCTTAAGCGAATGAATTTTGACGGTTCTTGGATTAATTGGATTTCCTCTCTTTTCAGTTCTTCTCAGTTGGCTGTGTTGGTTAATGGTTCTCCTGTTGAAAATTTTTTTTGGAGAAAG CAATTGAGGGTCTGCGTGCTACTTTTTTCGAAAGCTATCTCTAGAGGTTTTATTGATGGGATTCAAATTGAGGGGTACACTAACCCGGTTTTGCTTTTACAGTTTGCAGACGATACTTTGGTTTTCATTCTTAATGATTTGGAAAAAGTAAGGAATTTGAGGCGTATTTTGCACTGTTTCGAATTGATTTCTGGTTTGGAAATTAATTTCCATAAGTCATCTATTACAGGTATCAATATGGACGATTATTCTATGAGTTTGGCGGCTGATATTCTATCTTGTAAAATAGAGCATTTTCCTATTACTTATTTAGGATTGCCTTTGtctattaaaaaattgaatgtgGAGCAATGGGATCCGATAATTCATTCATTTTCAACCCAGCTTTCTTCTTGGAGGGGAAGTCTGTTGTCGCCTACAGGTCGATTGGTTCTTATTAAGTCCGTATTGAGTAGCTTACCGGTATATTACATGTGCTCATTTTGTGCTCCTCCTTCAGTGATTAGCTACCTAGAGAAATTTATGCGTAAATTTCTTTAG